The Methylomicrobium agile genome has a segment encoding these proteins:
- a CDS encoding LexA family transcriptional regulator, whose translation MSENTRDLANTHQHHKDNPRNDVIRVPKSLNPGINSYAAKIHDDCLAPFFHDGDILVFDPDQEPQVDEFAAIWWKDGDRPPSVFRLVLGLLPAELQSLKACNAEFAILCEQLNPHKQFSIPWSAVEAVHKVLGKVSASPAQCNGDESLPEEEANEAGA comes from the coding sequence ATGTCCGAAAACACCCGCGACTTAGCCAATACTCACCAGCATCACAAAGATAACCCCCGGAACGATGTCATTCGGGTTCCAAAATCGCTGAATCCCGGAATCAATTCCTACGCCGCAAAGATACACGATGATTGTTTAGCCCCATTTTTCCATGATGGAGACATTCTAGTTTTCGATCCCGATCAAGAGCCCCAAGTAGATGAGTTTGCCGCCATCTGGTGGAAAGACGGCGATCGGCCGCCGAGCGTCTTTCGTCTTGTTCTTGGGCTTTTGCCCGCTGAACTTCAGTCGCTGAAGGCATGCAATGCAGAGTTCGCAATTCTGTGCGAGCAACTGAATCCGCATAAACAATTCTCCATTCCCTGGTCGGCAGTCGAAGCCGTGCATAAGGTGCTTGGCAAAGTATCAGCATCTCCCGCGCAATGTAATGGCGATGAAAGCCTCCCAGAGGAAGAAGCTAACGAGGCAGGCGCATGA
- a CDS encoding KilA-N domain-containing protein, translating to MSDLIISEVLVRIDGDGRYCLNDLHKAAGGESRHQPAKWLITQQAIDLIELLKSEKRDTGILVSKQNQPLKVYKGGSSWQGTFVAKDLVYAYAMWISAAFHLKVIRAYDALVTGSIRPMTQLEFARAQVRLLEQLEETQNQLQIAIDTKAEIGSRREATAMNTASQERKRANRLEAELDRSKQYCTVKRMEMLQHGQKFNWRLLKSTGIAMGIEPIDVFDANYGTVKAYRADVWLEAYAINLADLVEGAA from the coding sequence ATGAGTGATTTGATTATTTCAGAAGTTTTGGTGCGTATTGATGGGGACGGTAGATATTGCCTGAATGATCTGCATAAGGCCGCTGGCGGCGAATCCAGGCATCAGCCGGCAAAATGGCTGATAACTCAACAAGCTATTGATTTGATAGAGCTTCTCAAATCTGAGAAGCGCGATACCGGAATTCTGGTATCGAAACAAAATCAACCACTTAAAGTTTATAAGGGCGGGAGTAGTTGGCAAGGAACTTTCGTTGCAAAAGATTTAGTTTACGCATACGCCATGTGGATTAGCGCAGCATTTCATCTGAAGGTGATTCGAGCCTATGACGCCTTGGTCACTGGTTCCATTCGACCCATGACGCAATTGGAGTTTGCCAGAGCTCAAGTCAGATTGCTTGAACAGCTTGAAGAAACCCAAAATCAACTTCAGATAGCAATTGACACTAAAGCCGAAATCGGCAGTCGGCGTGAAGCGACCGCGATGAACACCGCCTCGCAGGAAAGGAAGCGGGCCAATCGACTTGAAGCCGAGCTGGATCGCTCGAAGCAGTATTGCACGGTCAAGCGCATGGAAATGTTGCAGCACGGACAAAAATTCAATTGGCGTTTGCTCAAGTCAACGGGGATTGCGATGGGCATCGAGCCGATCGACGTATTTGACGCTAATTACGGGACCGTCAAAGCCTACCGTGCCGACGTGTGGCTGGAAGCCTACGCGATCAATCTGGCGGACCTCGTGGAAGGTGCCGCATGA
- a CDS encoding helix-turn-helix transcriptional regulator translates to MRRIIKRKDAAAMVGVSIKTIPLLIKENGFPKPVSVGKSDGWIDTEIQEWIEKKIAERDTSLAGGAQ, encoded by the coding sequence ATGAGACGAATTATCAAGCGCAAAGACGCCGCCGCAATGGTCGGCGTATCCATCAAAACGATCCCATTGCTCATCAAAGAAAACGGCTTTCCCAAGCCGGTGTCGGTTGGAAAATCCGACGGGTGGATCGATACCGAAATTCAGGAATGGATTGAGAAGAAAATTGCCGAACGGGATACATCTCTGGCCGGAGGTGCACAATGA
- a CDS encoding type II toxin-antitoxin system MqsA family antitoxin has product MSEPRYCLQCDDGTVLVYETKDISGLIDGASYEVPAVAGWHCPVCGEVEFDAATDSAERHSAALAAARKSAITRRSAELRAIRKRLGLNQAEAGRLFGGGVSAFSEYECGKTQPHKSTLLLLRLLNKHPELLNEVRRET; this is encoded by the coding sequence ATGAGCGAACCACGGTACTGTTTGCAGTGCGATGATGGCACTGTGTTGGTTTATGAGACAAAAGACATCAGCGGACTCATCGACGGTGCGTCGTATGAGGTTCCTGCCGTAGCAGGATGGCATTGTCCGGTATGCGGCGAGGTCGAGTTCGACGCGGCGACAGATTCGGCTGAGCGCCATAGCGCCGCGCTCGCCGCTGCCCGTAAGTCTGCTATCACCCGCCGCAGCGCTGAATTGCGCGCCATCCGCAAGCGCCTTGGTCTGAACCAGGCAGAAGCGGGGCGTTTGTTCGGCGGCGGCGTTTCAGCGTTTTCCGAGTATGAGTGCGGTAAAACGCAGCCGCATAAATCTACCCTGCTGCTGCTGCGCCTGCTTAATAAGCATCCAGAATTGCTGAATGAAGTGCGGCGCGAGACGTAA
- a CDS encoding type II toxin-antitoxin system MqsR family toxin — protein sequence MEKRTPHYSLDSIKTQVAALGIRAFTRTAQVGLTQMGLSEAEAVGVVLGLTRGMLYKSMTTHADHRVWQDVYHAPCPNGKTAYIKFTLREGAVVIQFKEK from the coding sequence ATGGAAAAACGTACACCTCACTACTCGCTCGATAGCATTAAGACTCAGGTTGCCGCCCTAGGCATTCGCGCCTTTACCCGTACGGCTCAAGTCGGACTGACGCAAATGGGCTTATCCGAAGCGGAAGCGGTGGGTGTCGTGCTTGGCTTAACGCGGGGCATGCTGTACAAAAGCATGACTACCCATGCCGACCATCGGGTATGGCAGGATGTGTATCACGCGCCCTGTCCCAACGGGAAAACGGCTTACATCAAATTTACGCTGCGCGAAGGCGCGGTCGTTATCCAGTTTAAGGAGAAGTGA
- a CDS encoding chitosanase, protein MAVAVRQLPAFNPTAASLAGFFTDLWEPISKFLEDKFGIVKEAANQANDFVKEKTGIDVKAGVTTTAQKAAELAEKGIEEAKKLPEKAKEKLNQGVEWAKENTTVGKGLSKFKDWTLGQTSKFFESGKGGAGTVSSGKGDLGGASYGTYQLSSKQGTLQKFLKSSSYGAQFEGLTPGTKEFNQRWKEVAQQDPTFGSAQHDFIKQTHYDPALAGLKKAGIDLSGRGAAVQDSLWSTSVQFGAGNEKKGAVRLFQKALAGKDVAKMADQEIVSAVQDYKIANNERLFSRSSDQVRAGTLNRAQHEKDQLLNLASTESLSPALQMQATPVVAMPPAPPSIPPLQAAPTVSDAPPQQITPYPVESARKNLNVSIDRGDVGRDLSERRLAHIVTGGLSS, encoded by the coding sequence GTGGCAGTTGCTGTTCGTCAGTTACCAGCTTTTAACCCAACCGCGGCCAGCCTCGCCGGTTTCTTCACGGATCTGTGGGAGCCGATCAGCAAGTTCTTGGAGGATAAGTTCGGCATTGTCAAAGAGGCGGCGAACCAGGCCAATGATTTCGTCAAGGAGAAGACCGGCATCGACGTGAAGGCCGGCGTGACGACAACCGCCCAAAAAGCGGCGGAATTGGCGGAGAAAGGCATTGAAGAAGCCAAAAAACTTCCCGAAAAGGCGAAGGAAAAGCTAAACCAAGGCGTTGAATGGGCTAAAGAGAATACTACGGTTGGCAAAGGACTATCCAAATTTAAAGACTGGACATTAGGGCAAACCAGCAAGTTTTTCGAATCCGGAAAAGGTGGGGCCGGCACCGTCTCCAGTGGTAAAGGCGACTTAGGCGGCGCTTCCTATGGCACCTATCAGCTTTCCTCGAAGCAAGGCACGCTACAGAAGTTTTTGAAATCAAGCAGCTACGGCGCCCAATTTGAAGGACTAACGCCAGGCACGAAAGAGTTTAATCAGCGCTGGAAGGAAGTTGCCCAACAAGATCCGACTTTCGGTTCCGCGCAGCACGATTTCATCAAACAAACCCACTATGACCCCGCTCTGGCCGGCCTGAAAAAAGCCGGCATCGATCTGTCAGGACGGGGTGCGGCCGTGCAGGATTCGCTGTGGTCGACATCGGTGCAATTTGGTGCCGGTAATGAGAAAAAGGGCGCTGTCCGCCTCTTCCAGAAGGCGCTCGCTGGCAAAGACGTTGCCAAGATGGCCGATCAGGAGATTGTCTCGGCAGTGCAGGACTACAAAATTGCGAACAATGAACGGTTATTTTCGCGCTCTTCCGATCAAGTCAGGGCTGGCACGCTGAACCGCGCTCAACACGAAAAAGACCAATTGCTGAACCTGGCATCAACGGAAAGCCTAAGCCCAGCCCTGCAAATGCAGGCGACGCCGGTGGTGGCCATGCCTCCCGCGCCACCCAGTATTCCGCCGCTCCAGGCCGCCCCCACGGTGAGCGATGCACCGCCGCAGCAAATCACGCCTTACCCGGTCGAATCGGCCCGGAAAAACCTGAACGTCAGCATCGACCGCGGCGACGTGGGGCGGGATTTGTCGGAACGGCGACTGGCGCATATTGTGACCGGCGGGCTGAGCAGTTAA
- a CDS encoding helix-turn-helix domain-containing protein: MQMRSRRSEYEQVVKTLGERMKVARELCGFSQLKAAKLLGYANSSKLAKIEGATDTNSVPLWLIPKAADVYEVSVDFLFGVSDDWERDPVAAQQQQVGQWLEDRWQEVRDAQDQAFKTLHAKQVELSESIDRTLRRSKENFECLEQVRRNNRAFDDLRGGAKLLRLLAETAEDAMGLGFELEKLRTLNEAERLMGDILESPRHPVNDWKHPAHEQAKQAFDELKSNIDERRVRLSVEQVIAFEKIEKNIKSA, translated from the coding sequence ATGCAAATGAGGTCCCGGCGTAGCGAGTATGAACAGGTGGTCAAAACCCTGGGCGAGCGGATGAAGGTCGCACGCGAGCTTTGCGGATTCTCGCAGCTAAAGGCCGCCAAATTACTCGGCTATGCCAATTCGTCCAAGCTGGCCAAGATCGAAGGGGCGACTGATACCAATTCAGTGCCGTTATGGCTGATCCCCAAGGCGGCCGATGTGTACGAAGTGTCCGTCGACTTTCTGTTTGGGGTTTCTGATGACTGGGAGCGCGATCCGGTAGCCGCTCAGCAACAGCAGGTCGGCCAATGGTTGGAAGACCGCTGGCAAGAGGTCCGAGACGCGCAAGACCAGGCGTTTAAGACGCTGCATGCCAAACAAGTCGAACTGTCAGAGTCGATTGACCGCACGCTGCGCCGCTCGAAAGAAAACTTCGAATGCCTCGAACAGGTACGCCGGAACAACAGAGCCTTCGACGACCTGCGCGGCGGTGCCAAGCTGCTCAGGCTGTTGGCCGAGACGGCCGAAGACGCGATGGGCTTGGGATTCGAATTGGAAAAACTGCGGACGCTGAACGAAGCCGAGCGGTTGATGGGCGACATCTTAGAAAGTCCGCGCCATCCGGTCAATGATTGGAAACACCCGGCGCATGAACAGGCGAAACAGGCCTTTGATGAACTGAAATCAAACATCGACGAAAGACGCGTCCGGCTTAGCGTTGAGCAGGTTATTGCGTTTGAAAAAATAGAGAAAAATATCAAATCGGCATGA
- a CDS encoding helix-turn-helix domain-containing protein, producing MVDKNEVAIVKLVGGRMREARELCKLTVYEAADRLGIPKPLLEKLEVGFDVPSLPLKWVRQASRVYDVSLDYLFGYSDDWEVAEETKQGREIGAWIHQQQSNLFSRWAVRQLQLERQVEAMTKAVGVLPDEIEAIVEALNTFRGMNPDFDKLPAGSMLQHRIKRANEKAQAARRALIRHPVPACK from the coding sequence ATGGTCGACAAAAACGAGGTGGCAATCGTTAAACTCGTCGGCGGCCGGATGCGCGAGGCGCGCGAGCTTTGCAAGCTCACCGTCTACGAGGCTGCCGACCGGCTAGGCATTCCCAAACCGCTGCTCGAAAAGCTCGAAGTCGGCTTCGACGTGCCGAGCCTGCCGCTGAAATGGGTCCGGCAGGCTTCGCGGGTGTATGACGTGAGCCTCGATTACCTGTTCGGCTATTCCGATGATTGGGAGGTGGCCGAAGAAACCAAGCAGGGCCGTGAGATCGGTGCCTGGATTCATCAGCAGCAATCCAACTTGTTCAGCCGGTGGGCGGTCCGACAACTTCAGCTTGAACGCCAGGTGGAAGCGATGACGAAGGCAGTCGGCGTGCTGCCGGACGAGATCGAAGCCATTGTCGAGGCCTTGAATACCTTCAGGGGGATGAACCCCGATTTCGACAAGCTGCCGGCCGGGTCCATGCTGCAGCATCGAATCAAGCGGGCCAACGAAAAGGCCCAAGCGGCGCGCCGTGCGCTGATTCGTCATCCGGTGCCTGCATGCAAATGA
- a CDS encoding single-stranded DNA-binding protein, with amino-acid sequence MIDALITGKLLRDPVLKTGPSGKPYCSFLLSVPTGDGEPVIVSGIAFADVAERIGKLAKGDAASVAGSLKPSEWTDKTTGELKHGLNVTVSAALTAYDIKKRRGNGESGSNSSAPPHRGTYDDRARSKPWR; translated from the coding sequence ATGATTGACGCCCTGATTACCGGCAAGCTGCTTCGCGACCCCGTCTTGAAGACCGGGCCGAGCGGCAAGCCGTACTGCAGTTTCCTGTTATCGGTTCCGACCGGCGACGGCGAACCCGTGATTGTGTCCGGCATTGCCTTTGCCGACGTGGCCGAGCGGATCGGCAAGCTTGCCAAAGGCGACGCCGCGAGCGTGGCCGGCAGCCTGAAGCCGTCCGAGTGGACCGACAAGACCACCGGCGAACTGAAGCACGGCCTGAATGTCACCGTATCGGCGGCGCTGACCGCTTACGACATCAAGAAACGGCGCGGCAATGGCGAGAGCGGTTCGAACAGCTCGGCACCGCCGCATCGAGGTACGTATGACGACCGGGCACGCTCAAAGCCCTGGCGCTGA
- a CDS encoding AAA family ATPase, giving the protein MNYEVIEPGRMAVDVPNLPSVTRKRPIEPVSLETLLAHTFPTRELILAPVFTLGSLNMIFARRGIGKTHASLGIAYAAASGGSLWGWTAARPYKVLLIDGEMPGESLQARLAAIVAASNTAPDPEFLQIITIDLQGGIMPDLSTVEGQDAIDSACQAAELVIVDNLSCLCRSGRENEAESWVTLSEWALRMRSAGKCVIFVHHAGKDGQQRGTSKREDILDVVVELKRPADYNPEQGARFIVNFTKARHLAGSDAQPFEAWLQADESGRQAWTTKTATESTFEQVVELANLGLSQGDIAVELGINKSSVCRHIQKAKGDGLIVERPKKPANSTRARRADIDD; this is encoded by the coding sequence ATGAATTACGAAGTAATCGAGCCGGGCAGGATGGCGGTTGATGTGCCGAATTTGCCAAGCGTCACGCGAAAGCGGCCGATAGAGCCGGTCAGCCTGGAAACATTGCTGGCCCATACGTTTCCAACTCGGGAATTGATTCTGGCGCCCGTGTTTACCTTGGGCAGCCTGAACATGATCTTTGCCCGCCGGGGCATCGGCAAGACGCACGCCAGCCTTGGCATTGCCTATGCCGCAGCGTCTGGCGGGTCGCTTTGGGGATGGACGGCGGCGCGGCCCTACAAGGTCTTGTTGATCGACGGCGAAATGCCCGGAGAATCGTTACAGGCACGGCTTGCCGCGATCGTGGCGGCATCCAATACCGCGCCTGATCCCGAGTTTCTGCAAATTATCACCATCGACCTGCAAGGCGGCATCATGCCGGACCTGTCAACGGTCGAAGGTCAGGACGCAATCGATAGCGCTTGCCAAGCGGCGGAACTCGTCATCGTCGATAACCTGTCCTGCTTGTGCCGCTCCGGCCGCGAAAACGAGGCTGAATCGTGGGTAACACTCTCTGAATGGGCGCTAAGGATGCGCAGCGCGGGCAAGTGCGTTATTTTCGTTCACCATGCGGGCAAGGACGGCCAGCAGCGCGGCACCTCGAAGCGGGAGGATATTCTGGATGTGGTCGTCGAACTCAAGCGGCCGGCCGATTACAACCCCGAGCAAGGCGCGCGCTTTATCGTCAATTTCACCAAGGCCCGGCACTTGGCCGGATCGGACGCGCAGCCGTTCGAGGCGTGGTTACAGGCGGACGAATCCGGGCGGCAGGCATGGACCACGAAGACCGCGACCGAATCCACGTTTGAGCAGGTCGTCGAACTGGCGAACCTGGGCTTGTCTCAGGGCGACATTGCGGTGGAACTGGGCATCAATAAATCGAGCGTTTGCCGCCATATTCAGAAAGCAAAAGGGGACGGTTTGATTGTCGAGCGGCCGAAAAAACCCGCCAATTCCACCCGAGCGCGGAGGGCCGATATTGATGATTAA
- a CDS encoding helix-turn-helix domain-containing protein, which produces MLQPNTDLLNTQQAAEYLGVTVSTLEVWRCTKRYNIPFIKVGRLVKYRKAALDAFLESRTVGGEL; this is translated from the coding sequence ATGCTGCAACCCAACACAGACCTTTTGAACACGCAACAGGCCGCCGAATATCTCGGCGTCACCGTCTCGACGCTTGAAGTTTGGCGCTGCACAAAGCGCTACAACATCCCCTTCATCAAAGTTGGCCGTCTGGTCAAGTACCGAAAAGCCGCGCTTGATGCCTTCCTGGAGTCGCGTACTGTCGGCGGGGAGTTATAA
- a CDS encoding type II toxin-antitoxin system VapC family toxin, whose translation MSGIKYLPDTNVVIGLLKGREPAVNALKGINITDCGYSAVTRMELLGFPGITPEEERAIHNMLERMTYLSLTPMIEDLTIQIRRQHRLKLPDAIIAATAKAHSLALLTLDKELAAKA comes from the coding sequence ATGAGTGGGATTAAGTATTTGCCGGATACGAATGTTGTTATCGGTCTGTTGAAAGGCAGGGAGCCGGCCGTCAATGCGCTCAAGGGAATCAACATAACCGATTGCGGGTACAGCGCCGTAACCCGAATGGAATTACTGGGCTTTCCCGGCATTACGCCCGAGGAAGAACGCGCCATTCACAATATGCTAGAGCGGATGACCTATTTGAGCCTGACGCCAATGATCGAGGATTTGACGATTCAAATTAGACGGCAACACCGCTTAAAGCTGCCCGACGCGATTATTGCCGCGACCGCTAAAGCGCATAGCCTGGCATTGCTGACGCTGGACAAGGAACTGGCGGCCAAGGCGTAA
- a CDS encoding tyrosine-type recombinase/integrase — translation MTTHFDFTKPKLEALREPKPGERIIYHDTHKNAAGLQLRHSGNTKTFFIQKRVDGKPERVTIGKFPDMSIENARKEAARLSALIAQKINPNTDARALKTETTLQELFDEFLKHRRNKRGAFLSEVTKRSYRYDFGLYLEKWGKRKLSQFKDTDFSKLHAEIGKEHPTTANRVIAMASSLFGYAAERKLFKGANPAHGIKKFPETKRDRFLQSDELPAFFKALAEEPNDILRDYFLMALLTGARRSNVLEMEWTQINLARAEWRIPTTKNGEPQTVTLSPEAVEILRNRQGCHAVWVFPGTGATGHIVEPKKAWRRVLDRAGIDNLRIHDLRRTLGSWQAKTGASLAIVGKSLNHKSPSTTAIYARLDLDPVRESVERATGAMLAAGGLKESGEIIPINKRKQA, via the coding sequence ATGACAACGCATTTCGACTTCACCAAGCCAAAACTCGAAGCACTGAGAGAGCCAAAACCCGGCGAACGGATCATTTATCACGATACCCACAAGAACGCAGCCGGGTTACAGCTTCGGCATTCAGGCAATACGAAGACGTTCTTCATTCAAAAGCGCGTAGACGGTAAACCGGAGCGCGTCACTATCGGCAAGTTCCCCGATATGTCCATCGAGAACGCCAGAAAGGAAGCGGCGCGGCTGAGTGCGTTAATCGCGCAGAAGATCAACCCCAATACCGACGCCAGAGCCTTAAAGACCGAGACCACCCTGCAAGAGCTGTTTGACGAATTCCTGAAGCATCGGCGCAATAAGCGCGGCGCGTTCCTGTCCGAAGTAACCAAGCGCAGCTACCGTTACGACTTCGGCTTGTACCTGGAAAAATGGGGCAAGCGCAAACTGTCGCAATTCAAGGACACCGACTTCAGCAAACTGCACGCTGAGATCGGCAAGGAGCACCCCACGACGGCGAACCGCGTGATTGCGATGGCGTCGAGCCTGTTCGGCTATGCCGCCGAGCGCAAGTTGTTCAAAGGCGCGAATCCGGCGCACGGAATCAAGAAGTTTCCCGAAACCAAGCGCGACCGCTTCCTGCAATCGGACGAGCTGCCCGCGTTTTTCAAGGCCCTGGCCGAGGAACCGAACGACATCTTGCGCGATTACTTTTTGATGGCGCTGCTGACCGGAGCGCGGCGCTCCAATGTTCTGGAAATGGAGTGGACCCAGATCAATCTGGCGCGGGCCGAATGGCGCATCCCGACCACTAAGAACGGCGAGCCTCAGACCGTCACCCTATCCCCGGAAGCCGTGGAAATCCTGCGTAATCGGCAAGGCTGTCATGCAGTTTGGGTGTTCCCCGGCACCGGCGCAACCGGGCATATCGTCGAACCCAAGAAGGCATGGCGGCGCGTGCTGGATCGGGCGGGCATTGATAATCTACGGATCCACGACTTGCGGCGCACGCTGGGGAGTTGGCAAGCTAAAACCGGCGCATCCCTGGCGATTGTCGGCAAGAGTCTTAACCACAAGTCGCCATCGACCACGGCCATTTATGCGCGGCTGGACCTTGATCCGGTCCGGGAGTCGGTCGAACGAGCTACCGGCGCAATGCTGGCGGCTGGCGGCTTGAAAGAATCGGGCGAGATCATTCCCATTAATAAAAGGAAACAAGCATGA
- a CDS encoding DUF433 domain-containing protein has product MSIDYHDIITIEPGKRSGKPCIRGLRITVDDILDCFAAGMTEEEVLDDYDYLTCDDIRACFAYAADRERHTRVIKG; this is encoded by the coding sequence ATGAGCATCGACTATCACGACATTATCACCATCGAACCGGGAAAGCGCAGTGGCAAGCCTTGCATCCGTGGCTTACGGATTACCGTTGACGACATCCTCGATTGTTTTGCGGCCGGCATGACCGAAGAGGAAGTGCTGGACGATTACGACTATTTGACCTGCGACGACATTCGGGCTTGTTTCGCGTATGCGGCCGACCGCGAACGCCATACGCGGGTAATCAAGGGATGA
- a CDS encoding DUF6538 domain-containing protein, which yields MDKIPQAQLVRRKNVFYFRLVVPAELCESAQVCEFTQSLKTDAGKRQLFTR from the coding sequence ATAGATAAAATCCCTCAAGCCCAATTAGTAAGGCGAAAAAACGTCTTTTATTTTCGTCTTGTCGTCCCAGCCGAACTTTGCGAATCGGCTCAAGTTTGCGAGTTTACCCAAAGCCTTAAAACCGATGCCGGAAAGAGGCAACTCTTCACGCGTTAA
- a CDS encoding transketolase C-terminal domain-containing protein, producing the protein MAQFPIDLGAYRRVSLAAGNPTLSPDQKAALKANIQLCRDAIVFFTATGAARGVGGHTGGPYDTVPEVMILDALFRGSNGFVPIFFDEAGHRVATQYLMSVLNGDMPAEKLMLYREAHSHLPGHPELGFTPGVKFSSGRLGHMWPYVNGVAMANPGKTVFCLGSDGSQQEGDDAEAARLSVAQGLNVKLLIDDNDVTIAGHPSHYLKGCSTAQTLRGHGVTVFEGDGEDLDGLYERIIQAINTEGPVAVINHRKMCPGIPGIEGSNHGHDVISVKHAIEYLEARGYTDAIELLKSASPAKQNYTFKGSSDKWDANRNVFGDACVSVLGKMSEADRIAKVRVIDSDLEGSCGLKKIHDAHPEVFIASGIMERGNFSAAAGFGMEKGKQGIFGTFSAFLEMNISEITMARLNHSNVLSHYSHSGIDDMADNTCHFGLNNLFADNGLDDAYPTNLYFPADPNQMRACVESVFHDEGLRFIFSTRSKVPLILDENGNERFGGDYKFVSGKDEVIREGTQGYIVAFGEALYRALDAVERLKEEGIDIGLINKPTLNAIDEDMLAKVGKSPLVLVVESFNRKTGLGSRYGTWLLERGFTPKFAHLGTHQEGCGGLWEQFPHQGLDPVGIIAKVKSMR; encoded by the coding sequence ATGGCACAATTCCCCATCGATCTAGGCGCCTACCGCCGCGTCTCGCTGGCTGCCGGCAACCCGACCTTGTCGCCGGACCAAAAAGCCGCGCTCAAGGCGAACATTCAGCTCTGCCGCGACGCGATCGTCTTCTTTACCGCCACCGGCGCGGCGCGCGGCGTCGGCGGCCATACCGGCGGTCCGTACGACACCGTTCCGGAAGTGATGATTCTGGACGCATTGTTTCGCGGCTCGAACGGCTTCGTACCGATCTTTTTCGACGAAGCGGGACACCGCGTGGCGACCCAATACCTGATGTCGGTATTGAACGGCGATATGCCGGCCGAAAAACTGATGCTGTACCGCGAAGCCCATTCGCATCTGCCGGGCCACCCCGAACTGGGCTTCACTCCCGGCGTCAAATTCAGTTCCGGCCGTCTCGGCCACATGTGGCCGTATGTGAACGGCGTGGCGATGGCGAATCCAGGCAAGACCGTCTTCTGTCTGGGTTCCGACGGCTCGCAGCAGGAAGGCGACGACGCCGAAGCGGCACGTTTATCCGTGGCGCAGGGACTGAATGTCAAACTGCTGATCGACGACAATGATGTCACCATCGCGGGCCATCCGTCGCATTACCTGAAAGGCTGTTCGACCGCGCAAACTTTGCGCGGTCACGGCGTGACCGTGTTCGAAGGCGACGGTGAAGACCTCGACGGGCTGTATGAGCGGATCATTCAGGCGATCAATACCGAAGGTCCGGTCGCGGTGATCAACCACCGGAAGATGTGCCCCGGCATTCCGGGTATCGAAGGCTCGAACCACGGCCACGACGTGATTTCGGTCAAACACGCGATCGAATACCTCGAAGCGCGCGGCTACACCGACGCCATCGAGTTACTGAAAAGCGCGTCGCCGGCCAAGCAGAACTATACCTTCAAGGGCTCCAGCGACAAGTGGGATGCGAATCGCAACGTGTTCGGCGACGCCTGTGTTTCGGTGCTCGGCAAAATGAGCGAAGCCGACCGCATCGCGAAAGTCCGCGTGATCGACAGCGACCTGGAAGGCTCCTGCGGCCTGAAGAAAATCCACGACGCGCATCCGGAAGTCTTCATCGCGTCCGGCATCATGGAGCGCGGCAACTTCTCCGCGGCGGCCGGTTTCGGGATGGAAAAAGGCAAGCAGGGCATTTTCGGCACGTTCAGCGCATTCCTCGAAATGAACATTTCCGAAATCACGATGGCGCGCCTGAACCACTCGAACGTGCTCAGCCATTACTCGCATTCCGGCATCGACGACATGGCCGACAACACCTGCCATTTCGGTCTGAACAACCTATTCGCGGACAACGGCCTGGACGATGCGTATCCGACCAACTTGTATTTCCCTGCCGATCCGAACCAGATGCGCGCCTGCGTCGAAAGCGTATTCCACGATGAGGGATTGCGCTTCATCTTCTCGACCCGTTCGAAAGTGCCTTTGATCCTGGACGAGAACGGCAACGAACGTTTCGGCGGCGATTACAAATTCGTTTCCGGCAAGGACGAAGTGATCCGCGAAGGCACGCAAGGCTATATCGTCGCTTTCGGCGAAGCGTTGTACCGGGCGCTGGATGCGGTCGAGCGTCTGAAGGAAGAGGGCATCGACATCGGCCTGATCAACAAGCCGACCTTGAACGCGATCGACGAAGACATGCTGGCCAAAGTCGGCAAGTCGCCGCTGGTGCTGGTCGTCGAATCGTTCAACCGCAAGACCGGCCTTGGCAGCCGCTACGGCACCTGGTTGCTGGAGCGCGGCTTCACGCCGAAATTCGCGCATCTCGGCACCCACCAGGAAGGCTGCGGCGGTCTGTGGGAACAATTCCCGCACCAGGGCCTCGATCCGGTCGGCATCATCGCGAAAGTCAAATCGATGCGGTAA